Sequence from the Nocardia brasiliensis genome:
GGAGGCAAGTCATGACAAGCCCCGCCACCACTCGTGTGCGCACCAGCGATCAGGACCTCGACGCCCAGAGCCCCGCAGCCGATTTGGTACGCGTGTACCTGAACGGGATCGGCCGCACCGCGCTGCTCACGGCCGCCGACGAGGTCGAGCTGGCCAAGCGTATCGAGGCGGGCCTCTACGCCCAGCACCTGCTGGAGACCGGCAAACGACTGTCGGCCACCCGCAAGCGTGACCTGGCCGTCATCGTGCGCGAAGGCCAGGCGGCCCGCTCGCACCTGCTGGAAGCCAACCTCCGCCTCGTGGTCTCGCTCGCCAAGCGCTACACCGGCCGCGGCATGCCGCTGCTCGACCTGATCCAGGAAGGCAACCTGGGCCTGATTCGCGCCATGGAGAAGTTCGACTACGCCAAGGGCTTCAAGTTCTCCACCTACGCGACCTGGTGGATTCGCCAGGCCATCACGCGCGGCATGGCCGATCAGAGCCGCACCATCCGGCTGCCCGTCCACCTGGTCGAACAGGTGAACAAGCTGGCCAGGATCAAGCGCGAACTGCACCAGCAGCTCGGCCGCGAGGCCACCGACGCGGAGCTGGCCAACGAGTCCGGCATCCCGGTCGACAAGATCTCCGATCTGCTCGACCACAGCCGCGACCCGGTAAGCCTGGACATGCCGGTCGGCAATGACGAAGAGGCGCCGCTCGGCGACTTCATCGAGGACTCCGAGGCCACCTCGGCCGAGTCCGCGGTGATCGCGGGCCTGCTGCATCACGACGTGCGCAGTGTCCTTGCCACCCTCGACGAGCGGGAACAGCAGGTCATCCGGTTGCGCTTCGGCCTCGACGACGGCCAGCCGCGCACCCTGGACCAGATCGGCAAGCTGTTCGGCCTGTCCCGTGAGCGGGTCCGCCAGATCGAGCGCGAGGTCATGTCCAAGCTGCGCAAGGGCGAACGCGCCGACCGCCTGCGCGCCTACGCCAGCTGAACCGAAATGACTGGTGCCGAACAGGTTTCGGCACCAGACGACGGACCCGTCCGTTACTCGACCAGGTGACCTTCGGGGTCACCTTCCCGCGCCGGCCGGTGCCGCGCATCCCCGCCCCCTCCGGGAGTCGCGCGAGCCGGTCGGCGTGAATTCGCCCCGCACCAGCGGCCCTCTGCGCGAACTCCGGCCTGCCGTCGTGCCATGGGAGTGCTGCCGCAGTTGCCCCGTCGCCTGATGCAGGTGCCCGATCGTCCGGTGCAGGTGCCCGTCGTCCGATGCAGATGCCCGATCGTCCGGGGGCTCACCGCCGCACTCTGGGCGCACAGTTCTCGCCCGGCGCGATCGCCCAGGGCGCAGCGGGGTCCGAGGCCCTGTGTCCGCGTGTCGCGACGGCCGCAACCGTGTTGCTGCGCAACGAATTAACCATCCGCGTCGCACCCACCGTTCGCCACGACCTCGTCATCGTCACCGTCGACGAGGTGTTCCTGCCCTCATCCGGCACCGTGGTCCCCCGAGGAGCTGACCCACCAGCGAGCGCACCTCTCGGCCTGCCGCGGAGATCTGCGCGACAACACCGGCCCCAACGTCTCCTCGACGGGACCCCCGGTCTCCTCGACGTCTGGGCCGGTGTGTCAGCCCCAGGCGGCGGGGGTGTGTCAGCCCAGGCGGCGGGGGCCGGTGTCGAAACGGCTGGGTTCGGGGCCGATGCGGCCGCGGGCGTAGAGGATCTCGGCGGAGTTGGTGGAGGCCAGGACCGGGTCGAAAGCCAGTTCGCGCATCTCCGGGAGGTCGTCGAACAGGGCCGAGATGCGTTGGGCCAGTTCGGCTAGAGCGGCCTTGTCGACGCGCGGGCTGGCCGGGGTACCGGAGAGCAGAGGCGCCGCGCGCGGGGCGTCGATGAGGGCGGTGGCCTCGTCGGCGGTGAGCGGCAGCGCGCGGTAGGCCCGGTCACCGAGCAGCTCGATGATCAACCCGGACAGGCCGAATTCGATGACCGAGCCGAACGACGGGTCGTCCTGCACCCGCAGCACACAGCCGACGCCCTTGGTGGCCATCTTCTGGATGTGCTGCACCGGATCTCCGCACAGTTCGGCGAGATCGGCATATCCCTGCCGGACCGCCTCCGGCGTCCACAGATCCAGCCGCACGCCGGTGAGGTCCGGACGGCGCCGCCACATTTCCCCGGTCGCCTTGGCCGCCACCGGATAGCCGAGTTCCTCGGCGGCCGCGACGGCCTCCTCGGCGCTGCGCACCTCACGGAACGCCACGACGGAAATGCCGTAGCAGTCGAGCAGTTCGACGGTTTCCAGGTCGGTGAGCCTGCGCCCGCCCGATTCCGCCATCCACCGCGCCACCAACCCGCGGGCCCGCTCGGTGTCGATCCGGCCCGGACGCTGCACCGGCGATACCGGCCGGTCGCGCCACTGCGCGTAGCGCCGCACCCGGGCCAAGGCCCGCGCGGCCCGTTCCGGGTCCGGGTAGCTCGGGATCGAGCCACGCACCGCCGTCGCGCCCTGCCCGCGCACCGCGAGCAGGTTCGGAATGCCTTGCTCGGCAATGAAGGTCGTCAGGATCGGCTTGCCCGCGGCGGGCACGGCGGCGGCCGCGGTCCGGATCGCATCGGCGAATCCGGCCATCGGCACCGGCACCGGCGGCGCGAAAACCACCAGCACGGAATCGATCTCGTCGGAGCGCAAGGCCGCGACGGTGGCATCGAGGTAGGCGCCGGGGGTCGCCTGCGGGCCGAGGTTCACCGGATCACCGACGGCGAGGCCTTCGGACTGCGCGGCGTCGACGGCCAGCCAGTTCAGCGCCGCGCTGTTGCCGACCACCGCCAGTCGGGAACCGCCCGGCAACGGCTGATAGCCCAGCAGCGCGGCACAGTCGAACAGCTCCGAGATGGAATCGACCTGCACGATGCCCGCCTGCGCGAACAGGTCGCGCACGATCGAGCGGTCCATGTCGCCCGCGGGCTGGGTGGCGTGCCTGCCGCTGCTCACCGCCACGATCGGCTTGGTCCTGGCCACCCGGCGCGCGATCCGGGAGAACTTGCGCGGATTACCGAACGACTCCAGGTAGAGCAGGACCACGTCGGTGTCCGGATCGGTGTCCCAGTACTGCAGCAGGTCGTTGCCGGAGACGTCGGCACGGTCACCGGCCGACACGAATGTCGACAGGCCCAGGTTCCTTGCGGCGGCCTCGCCGAGAATCGCCGCGCCCAGCGGACCGGACTGGCAGAAGAAGCCGATCCGGCCACGGCCGGGCAGCACGGGCGCCAAGGTCGCGTTCAACGCCACCGCGGCGTCGGTGTTGGCGATGCCGAGCGCGCTCGGTCCGACCACCCGCATGCCGTGCCCCCGTGCCGCGGCGACCAATTCGCGTTCGGCCGTCCCACCGCCGACACCGGTCTCGTCGAAACCCGCGGTGAGCACGACAAGTCCCTTGACGCCCTTGGCCATACAGTCGTCGAGCACCGAGCCGATCTCGCCGGGCGGCACCGCGACGACCGCGAGATCCACCTCGTCCGGGATCTCGCGCACCGTCGCGTAGGCGCGCACGCCGCGCACCGAACGACGATTCGGATTCACCGGGAACACCGGACCTTGGAACACCCCGGACAGCAGGTTGTGCAGGACCGCACCGCCGACCCGGCCCGCGCTCGGTGTCGCGCCGATCACCGCGACCGAACGCGGTGCGAGCAGGTTGCCGACGCTGCGCGCCTCGGAGGCGCGCTCGCGCGAATCCCGTACGGACAGTAGGGCTTCGGTGGGGTCGATGGCGAATTCCAGGTGCAGCACCGAGCCGTCCCTGCTGCGCTCGACCTGGTAGCCGGCGTCCCGGAACACCGTCACCATGGTGGTGTTCTCGGCGAGCACCTCGGCGACGAAGGTCTCGATCTTGTTCTCGGCGGCGGCTCCGGCCAAGTGCTCCAGCAGGATCGAGCCGAGCCCGCGCCCCTGGTGCTCGTCGGCCACCACGAACGCGACCTCGGCCGCGCGCCGCCCCGCCCGGTCGAGCAGTTCGTAGCGACCGACCGCGACGATCGCGGTGCCGAGCACCAGCACCAGCCCCACCCGGTCGTGATAGTCGACGTGGGTGGTCCGGTAGAGGTCCTTCGGCGAAATCCGCGGGTACGGGCCGAAATAGCGCAGATACCGGGTGCGGTCGGAGAGCGCGCCGTGGAAATCCTGCAGCCGCTGCGCGTCGTCGGGCGTGATCGGTCGCAGCCGCACCACCCCGCCGTCGGAGGCCAGGACGTCGGCGAACCAGTGCTGCGGCGGCGGAGGCGGCACCGCCGGGGTGTCCGGTGTGTCGGCGGGTTCAGTCACGAGGGTCCTCCGGATCCAGGCCGAGCAATCCGAAACTCGCTCGGCGGGTGGCAAGCACGGCCGTGTCGACGGCACGTTGCGCGCGATCCAGGCGCGCGTCCCCAGTCTCCCCCGTGCCGCCCGGGCCATCCCACGGGCGGTAGTCGATGTCACCGCCGTCACCCATGGTGCGCGGCGGATCGACCCGGGGTGCCGCGGCACCGACCAGATCGACCCAGTCCTGCGGAATCGCGGTGTCCGGCGCGACGGTCCGGTCCAGTGCGGTGGCCAGCAGGTGCGTCCACGCCCGCGGCACCACCCGGACCAGTCCGTAGCCGCCGCCCCCTACCGCGAGCCATCGGCCTTCGGCGTAGCGGTCGGCCAGGTCACGCATCGCGCGGAAGGCCGCGCGCTGCCCGTCCACCGTGAGCTCGAGATCGGCGAGCGGGTCCTCGCGATGGGTGTCCACGCCGCATTGACTCACCACGATCTGCGGACCGAATGCCGCGACCGCTCCTGGCACCACGGCGTGGAAACCGCGCAGCCACTGGGCATCTCGGGTGCCGGGCAGCAGCGGCAGGTTGATCGAGGTGCCCTCGGCCGCTCCGGTGCCGGTCTCCTCTGGCCACCCGGTGTTCGGCCACAGCGTGGCCGGGTGCTGGTGCAGCGAGATGGTCAGCACCCGGGGATCGCCGTAGAACGCGCACTGCACGCCGTCGCCGTGGTGCACGTCCACGTCCAGGTAGGCGATGCGGTCGAAACCGTGGTCGAGCAGCCAGGAGATGGCCACGGCCGCATCGTTGTAGACACAGAACCCGGCGGCCGAGTCGGCCATCGCGTGATGCATGCCACCGCCGATGCTCACCGCCCGCTTGCTCCGTCCTTCGGCGATGGCTCGCGCGGCGGCCAGGGTGCCGCCGACGATCACCGACGCCGCCTGGTGCATGCGGGGGAACACGGGGTTGTCCGGTGACCCCAACCCGAACGGCGGCGCGAGCGGGGCGCCCTCCGGCGCCACGGCGTGCTCGACCGCGTCGAGATAGGCGGGGGTATGGATGCGCAGCAGGTCGGCGCGCTCGGCCGCGGCGGGCGCCAATAGTTCGACACCGTCGAGTAATCCGAGACTTTCGGCGAGCGCCATGGTGAACTTCAGACGCGCCGGTTTCATCGGATGCTCCGGCGTCCAGGTGTAGTCGAGGAACCGGTCGGTCCAGACGACGGTCGCGGTGCCGGGCTGTACGCCCGGTGGCGCCGGGTGTTCGCTGCGCGGTGCAGTGGCCATGGTCGCCACGCTACGCGGGAAGGTACCGACCCCGTTGAACGTTGCTATGCAGTAGAAATACAAGCAAGTGCGATAACGGCGGCTCGCCGTGCGCCGACCGGGAATCCGCAATGCCGCGTCCGCTGCGGCGCGACGCCATCCGGCGCACGGTCGTGTCGCCGTGCGTAGGTAGAATTCGTGCCGACGAAGGGGTAACAGGTGAAGGATCTGGTCGACACCACGGAGATGTATCTCCGTACCATCTACGACCTCGAGGAGGAGGGCGTGGTGCCCCTGCGCGCCCGAATCGCCGAGCGTCTCGAGCAGAGCGGGCCGACGGTGAGCCAGACCGTCGCGCGGATGGAGCGCGACGGTTTGCTGCTTGTCGCCGGAGACCGGCACCTCGAGCTCACCGAGAAGGGCCGCAGCATGGCGATCGCCGTGATGCGCAAGCACCGGCTCGCCGAGCGCCTTCTCGTCGACATCATCGGCCTGGACTGGCAGAACGTGCACGCGGAGGCCTGCCGCTGGGAGCACGTGATGAGCGAGGACGTCGAGCGCCGCCTGGTCGAGGTGCTCAACCATCCGACCACCTCCCCCTACGGCAACCCGATCCCCGGTCTGGACGAACTCGGCATCGTCCCGGCGACCTCGGCCGAAGAGACGCTGGTCCGGCTGACCGACCTGCCGCACGGCCAGGTGCACGCCGTCGTGGTGCGCAGACTCGCCGAGCACATCCAGACCGACCCCGAGGTGATCGGCCAGCTGCGCGAGGCGGGCGTGGTGCCCGATGCCCGCGTGACGGTCGAGAACAAGCCGGGCACCGTCGTCATCACGGTGCCGGGGCACGCGGGGTTCGAACTGTCCGACGAGATGGCGCACGCCGTCCAGGTGAAGCTGGTCTGATCCGTGAAACTTCTGGTCACCGGTGGTGCCGGGTATGTCGGCGGCGTCTGCGCGCAGGTCCTGCACGAGGCTGGTCACGAGGTCGTCGTCGTCGATGACCTGTCCACCGGCAACGCCGACGGCGTCCCCACCGCGGCACGCTTCGTCGAGGGTGACGTTGCCGAGGTCGCACCGGCGCTGCTCGCCGCCGAAACCTTCGACGGTGTGCTGCATTTCGCGGCGCAGTCGCTGGTCGGCGAGTCGGTGCAGCAGCCGGAGAAGTACTGGCACGGCAATGTGGTGAAGACCCTCGAGTTGCTCGAGGCGATGCGCCGCACGGACACACCACGATTGGTGTTCTCCTCCACCGCCGCGGTGTACGGCGAACCGGAGCAGGTGCCGATCACCGAGGACGCGCCGACCCGGCCGACCAACCCCTACGGTGCGTCGAAACTCGCGATAGATCACGCCATCACCTCCTATGCGATCGCGCACGGGCTGGCGGCGACCAGCCTGCGCTATTTCAATGTCGCAGGCGCCTATGGCGGCCTCGGCGAAAACCGGGTGGTGGAAACCCATCTCATTCCGCTGGTGCTGCAGGTCGCGCTCGGGCACCGCAAGGCGATCTCGGTGTTCGGCACCGACTGGCCCACGCCCGACGGCACCGCGGTGCGCGACTACATCCACATCCGTGACCTCGCCCAGGCCCACCTGCTGGCACTGACCAGCTCCGAGGCGGGCACCCACCGCGTATACAACCTCGGCAGCGGCACCGGTTTCTCGGTCCGCGAGGTGATCTCGGCGTGCGAGCGGGTCACCGGGCTGCCCATCGCGGCCCAGGATGCCCCGCGCCGCCCCGGTGACCCGGCGACCCTCATCGCCTCCAGCGCCCGCGCCATCGCCGAACTCGGCTGGCGCCCGGAGCACAACGATCTCGACGAAATCGTCTCCGACGCTTGGACTTTCCTCCAGTCCCTCGGCACCCGGGCGCACTCCGCCAAGTAGCCCGGCCACCCGAGCCGAGCGCGGCGCCGGGAAACGATCGCCCCACGCGCCGTGCTGCCCACCGTGGCAGCGCGGCGCACTCCCCGACCACCCGGCGCCGGACCCACCGGCGACCCGTTGCTACGCCCTGGACCGCGAATCACGCACGGCCGCAGTGCTTCACATCGCGGGTTCGCCGAGGTCTATGCCGAGGTCGGCGGCCGCGTGGTAGCCGCTGCGCGCCAGCCTGCGCATCTGCTCCGGTCGCATGCCGAGCGAGAGCGACGTCTCCAGCAGCAACGCCATGGGATGGTCGGGATCGGCCGCCAAGGCCGCCTCGAGCGCGATCCCGGCCAGCGCCCCGTCGCCGCGGGCGTAGGCGCTGTAACCGAGCAGGGCGGCGGCCTCGGCCCGGTCGCGTCCCCGCAGCGCGCGGGCCAGGATCGCCCACAGTGCTTCCGCGGCGACGGCATGGTCACCGACCGCGAGGGCGAACATGGCGTCCCTGACCGCCCGATCACGCAGTGCGGCAGCGAGTTCGGCCAGTTCCCGCGCCATCGGCTCGTTGTCGGACTCGATGTTGGCGACCTGCCACAGAACGTATTCCAGCGCCTGCCTGCTGTAAGCGTTCGGGTCGCCACGGCGCACGGCCCTGGCGTACCGGTCATGGGCGACGGCGAGCGCGGTCTCCAGCAGCGCGGCGACCTCGTCTTGCAACGCGCTGTCCTCGGCCACCATCGCGGTCAGCTCCGTCCGCGAGGCGAGCACGGGCCGCCCATCGAGCACCTGCGCCAGCGCCACCGCGGAGGTCGCCGGATCCGACAGCAGCCCACTGCGTTCCATGCCGAACAGGCTCCACCAGCACTGCCCCGGCCGGATCGCGCGGACCGCCCAGGCGCCGGCGAGCGCGATGTCCTGCGCCGCGAGCCGCCGGGCGAGGGCGGCGATCAGCATGTCGAATCGTCCTATGCCGCAACGCTCGACGATGTCGGAGCCGCACAGGTCCGGCTCGACGGACCGGTCGTCCACCACCACCGCGAGCACCTCGGCCACATCGTCGTGCGCGGAAACCTGGGCGACGCACCGCGCCACCTGCTCTGCGCGCAACCGCCCGCGACCGCCCTCCTGATCCAGGTCGAACCGCATCACCGCGTCGATGATCGCGCCGTCCGCGCGGTCCGGCACCGCCCGCAACACCAGCACGACGAGCGAACGCTCCGGCGCGAACCCGATCATGGCGGGCACCCCCGCGATCAGTTCCCCCGGCTCGTCCACGCGCACAACACAATCCGGGGTCTCGACCCCGAACGGCGGCGCAGGCTCCGCACAGACGAGCCCCTGCTCGGCATCGACCTCCACAGCCCACTCCGCCCCTCCACCACCGTCCCCACCCGCCCCGTCCATACTTACCGAGACCATGCGCGTGGCGTCGACTCCGGCGACAGCGGCCGCTACCTCGGTAGCGGTGTCCCCGACGGCAGGAGGCACGAGCTCGACACCAACCGGCTCCGCCCCGTCGACCGCCTCCACTCTGACGTCAGCAGGCTCCCCTCCGGCGGCGGGCCCGAGCTCTGGACGGGCGGGCTCCATCTCTACGGCATCAGCAGACTCGAGATCCTCGGCCTCCTTAGCGTCGACGTCCTGTGGCCGCGTGGCACTTTCAGCGACCGGTGTCGGACAGGCGTTCGGGCGTACGCAGGTTCCGGCGCGTGCGCAGCCGTCCGGCTGGGCGCACTCGGCCGCCCCCTGGGTGGTTTCCCGCGTCGGCCGTCGTTGCAGGAAGCTGCACGTGCGCAGTGCGACCGCGAGGCTGACCGGCGCGCGGGACGTGCTGTTACGCAACGAGGGGCGGGCGCAGGGGCCACCGGGGGCGGCGGCGCCTGGCGCCGAGTCGACCGCCAGGGTGGTGAGGTACGGGTTCACGGGAGTGGTCATGGCAGCGAGCCTGCCCGCGGGCCCCGCCGAACGGCCCACCCCGAACAGGCGATTTACCGAACCTGTGGATTTCGCCGCGATGTGGACAACCGGCGCACCATCGCCGCGCGAGCGTCCCGCTTGTCACGGGCCACGCCGGTGCCTCGTCCAGAGGGCTCTTCGATGAGCCAGAGCCCAACCCCGTTGACGCGGTCCTAGGCTCCCTTGTCGACCCGCCGCACCGCCGTCGCGAACAGCTCGTTCACGGCCGACATATCCGCCTCGGACCCCGAAAAGGACATATACGTCACGGTGATTCGCACGTCACCGACCTGCCCGGTCACCGCGCGCATCGACTGCGTCAGCCCGGCGCCCGCGACGTCGGGCAGCACGGTCCGCCGCAGCCCCAGCGCGTCCTCGGCGTCGGTTTCCGGCGCCGCGAGCAGCTCGGTGGTCACCGTG
This genomic interval carries:
- a CDS encoding acetoin utilization protein AcuC, whose product is MATAPRSEHPAPPGVQPGTATVVWTDRFLDYTWTPEHPMKPARLKFTMALAESLGLLDGVELLAPAAAERADLLRIHTPAYLDAVEHAVAPEGAPLAPPFGLGSPDNPVFPRMHQAASVIVGGTLAAARAIAEGRSKRAVSIGGGMHHAMADSAAGFCVYNDAAVAISWLLDHGFDRIAYLDVDVHHGDGVQCAFYGDPRVLTISLHQHPATLWPNTGWPEETGTGAAEGTSINLPLLPGTRDAQWLRGFHAVVPGAVAAFGPQIVVSQCGVDTHREDPLADLELTVDGQRAAFRAMRDLADRYAEGRWLAVGGGGYGLVRVVPRAWTHLLATALDRTVAPDTAIPQDWVDLVGAAAPRVDPPRTMGDGGDIDYRPWDGPGGTGETGDARLDRAQRAVDTAVLATRRASFGLLGLDPEDPRD
- a CDS encoding DUF4192 domain-containing protein, coding for MTTPVNPYLTTLAVDSAPGAAAPGGPCARPSLRNSTSRAPVSLAVALRTCSFLQRRPTRETTQGAAECAQPDGCARAGTCVRPNACPTPVAESATRPQDVDAKEAEDLESADAVEMEPARPELGPAAGGEPADVRVEAVDGAEPVGVELVPPAVGDTATEVAAAVAGVDATRMVSVSMDGAGGDGGGGAEWAVEVDAEQGLVCAEPAPPFGVETPDCVVRVDEPGELIAGVPAMIGFAPERSLVVLVLRAVPDRADGAIIDAVMRFDLDQEGGRGRLRAEQVARCVAQVSAHDDVAEVLAVVVDDRSVEPDLCGSDIVERCGIGRFDMLIAALARRLAAQDIALAGAWAVRAIRPGQCWWSLFGMERSGLLSDPATSAVALAQVLDGRPVLASRTELTAMVAEDSALQDEVAALLETALAVAHDRYARAVRRGDPNAYSRQALEYVLWQVANIESDNEPMARELAELAAALRDRAVRDAMFALAVGDHAVAAEALWAILARALRGRDRAEAAALLGYSAYARGDGALAGIALEAALAADPDHPMALLLETSLSLGMRPEQMRRLARSGYHAAADLGIDLGEPAM
- a CDS encoding bifunctional GNAT family N-acetyltransferase/acetate--CoA ligase family protein; protein product: MTEPADTPDTPAVPPPPPQHWFADVLASDGGVVRLRPITPDDAQRLQDFHGALSDRTRYLRYFGPYPRISPKDLYRTTHVDYHDRVGLVLVLGTAIVAVGRYELLDRAGRRAAEVAFVVADEHQGRGLGSILLEHLAGAAAENKIETFVAEVLAENTTMVTVFRDAGYQVERSRDGSVLHLEFAIDPTEALLSVRDSRERASEARSVGNLLAPRSVAVIGATPSAGRVGGAVLHNLLSGVFQGPVFPVNPNRRSVRGVRAYATVREIPDEVDLAVVAVPPGEIGSVLDDCMAKGVKGLVVLTAGFDETGVGGGTAERELVAAARGHGMRVVGPSALGIANTDAAVALNATLAPVLPGRGRIGFFCQSGPLGAAILGEAAARNLGLSTFVSAGDRADVSGNDLLQYWDTDPDTDVVLLYLESFGNPRKFSRIARRVARTKPIVAVSSGRHATQPAGDMDRSIVRDLFAQAGIVQVDSISELFDCAALLGYQPLPGGSRLAVVGNSAALNWLAVDAAQSEGLAVGDPVNLGPQATPGAYLDATVAALRSDEIDSVLVVFAPPVPVPMAGFADAIRTAAAAVPAAGKPILTTFIAEQGIPNLLAVRGQGATAVRGSIPSYPDPERAARALARVRRYAQWRDRPVSPVQRPGRIDTERARGLVARWMAESGGRRLTDLETVELLDCYGISVVAFREVRSAEEAVAAAEELGYPVAAKATGEMWRRRPDLTGVRLDLWTPEAVRQGYADLAELCGDPVQHIQKMATKGVGCVLRVQDDPSFGSVIEFGLSGLIIELLGDRAYRALPLTADEATALIDAPRAAPLLSGTPASPRVDKAALAELAQRISALFDDLPEMRELAFDPVLASTNSAEILYARGRIGPEPSRFDTGPRRLG
- the galE gene encoding UDP-glucose 4-epimerase GalE, producing MKLLVTGGAGYVGGVCAQVLHEAGHEVVVVDDLSTGNADGVPTAARFVEGDVAEVAPALLAAETFDGVLHFAAQSLVGESVQQPEKYWHGNVVKTLELLEAMRRTDTPRLVFSSTAAVYGEPEQVPITEDAPTRPTNPYGASKLAIDHAITSYAIAHGLAATSLRYFNVAGAYGGLGENRVVETHLIPLVLQVALGHRKAISVFGTDWPTPDGTAVRDYIHIRDLAQAHLLALTSSEAGTHRVYNLGSGTGFSVREVISACERVTGLPIAAQDAPRRPGDPATLIASSARAIAELGWRPEHNDLDEIVSDAWTFLQSLGTRAHSAK
- a CDS encoding sigma-70 family RNA polymerase sigma factor, giving the protein MTSPATTRVRTSDQDLDAQSPAADLVRVYLNGIGRTALLTAADEVELAKRIEAGLYAQHLLETGKRLSATRKRDLAVIVREGQAARSHLLEANLRLVVSLAKRYTGRGMPLLDLIQEGNLGLIRAMEKFDYAKGFKFSTYATWWIRQAITRGMADQSRTIRLPVHLVEQVNKLARIKRELHQQLGREATDAELANESGIPVDKISDLLDHSRDPVSLDMPVGNDEEAPLGDFIEDSEATSAESAVIAGLLHHDVRSVLATLDEREQQVIRLRFGLDDGQPRTLDQIGKLFGLSRERVRQIEREVMSKLRKGERADRLRAYAS
- a CDS encoding metal-dependent transcriptional regulator translates to MKDLVDTTEMYLRTIYDLEEEGVVPLRARIAERLEQSGPTVSQTVARMERDGLLLVAGDRHLELTEKGRSMAIAVMRKHRLAERLLVDIIGLDWQNVHAEACRWEHVMSEDVERRLVEVLNHPTTSPYGNPIPGLDELGIVPATSAEETLVRLTDLPHGQVHAVVVRRLAEHIQTDPEVIGQLREAGVVPDARVTVENKPGTVVITVPGHAGFELSDEMAHAVQVKLV